Proteins co-encoded in one Heptranchias perlo isolate sHepPer1 chromosome 9, sHepPer1.hap1, whole genome shotgun sequence genomic window:
- the gfi1aa gene encoding growth factor independent 1A transcription repressor a yields MPRSFLVKSKKAHSYHQHRPIEDDYNNRLEHILAHIGSESRIPEDAAYCSDVPCADSKGSLSPKSQLVEAAEVPESPASCEGSVCGRASEYENFWRPPSPSASPASEKSLSPSMEESHPFALPFKQYGWNSYTGSELKYLVQNYRPPALERSSAAGLYSERNSTTGLHSDPSSASGLYSEHGPARILYSDHSTAPSLYNERSHSFHEKRTEIKTESELLCTRLLLNNGSYKCIKCSKVFSTPHGLEVHVRRSHSGTRPFACDICGKTFGHAVSLEQHKAVHSQERSFDCKICGKTFKRSSTLSTHLLIHSDTRPYPCQYCGKRFHQKSDMKKHTFIHTGEKPHKCQVCGKAFSQSSNLITHSRKHTGFKPFGCDLCGKGFQRKVDLRRHRETQHDLK; encoded by the exons ATGCCACGATCATTCCTGGTGAAAAGTAAGAAAGCGCACAGCTACCATCAGCATCGACCCATCGAGGATGACTACAACAACAGGCTCGAACATATCCTGGCACATATCGGCTCAG AGAGCAGGATTCCAGAAGATGCTGCCTATTGTTCAGATGTCCCTTGTGCAGACTCCAAAGGCAGTTTATCACCTAAATCGCAGCTCGTGGAGGCGGCTGAAGTGCCGGAGTCTCCGGCGAGCTGTGAGGGTAGTGTCTGTGGCAGAGCCTCTGAGTATGAGAACTTCTGGAGACCCCCTTCTCCGTCTGCATCACCAg CCTCTGAGAAATCTCTCTCCCCGTCTATGGAGGAGAGCCATCCATTTGCGTTGCCTTTCAAGCAGTACGGATGGAACAGTTACACAGGCTCTGAGTTGAAGTACCTGGTGCAGAATTACCGCCCCCCGGCTCTAGAACGGAGCTCCGCTGCGGGGCTCTACAGCGAACGAAACTCCACCACTGGCCTCCACAGCGACCCCAGCTCCGCCTCTGGCCTCTACAGCGAGCATGGCCCTGCTCGTATTCTCTACAGCGACCATAGCACTGCCCCCAGCCTGTACAACGAGCGCAGCCACAGCTTTCACGAGAAAAGAACCGAAATCAAAACGGAATCCGAGCTTCTTTGCACCCGATTGCTCCTGAACAACGGCTCTTACAAGTGCATCAAATGCAGCAAG GTGTTCTCCACTCCTCACGGTCTCGAAGTGCATGTCCGCCGGTCTCACAGCGGCACCCGCCCCTTCGCCTGTGACATTTGCGGCAAAACGTTTGGCCACGCGGTCAGTCTGGAGCAGCACAAAGCAGTGCACTCACAG GAAAGGAGCTTTGACTGCAAGATCTGCGGTAAAACTTTTAAAAGATCTTCCACATTGTCCACGCACTTGTTGATTCACTCAGACACCAGGCCTTACCCATGTCAgtactgtgggaagagatttcacCAGAAGTCAGACATGAAAAAGCACACCTTCATTCACACAG GTGAAAAGCCCCACAAGTGCCAGGTTTGCGGCAAAGCTTTCAGCCAGAGCTCTAATTTGATCACACACAGTCGCAAGCACACTGGCTTCAAGCCATTCGGCTGTGATCTGTGTGGCAAAGGATTCCAGAGGAAAGTGGATCTCCGAAGGCATCGTGAGACACAGCATGACTTGAAATAG